Below is a window of Cytobacillus firmus DNA.
ATTGAGCCTGCCTTTACTTTAATTACTTATTAACTTTTATAATACGGCCTTCTATAACAGGGTCAACTTTGCCTTGGTCTTTAATGTAGGAAACTAATGCCTCTAAATCTACTACATCGACTACGCGATTTTTGCCTTCTTTCAGAACGTGCAGTTCATCTCCGCCATCAGCCATGAAGTTGTTAACCGTTACTGAATATGTTTCTGTATCTGCGATTGGAGTCCCATCCGCTTTTGTTACGGAAACAATACGCTTGCCAGCTTCCTTAGATGTATCATAAGAGAATTTCAAACCGGCAACTTTAAGTATTCTTTGTTTAGAACCCCATTGCTGTTCTAATAGAGTTTTAACTTGTGCACCTGTCAAATCCATTGTCACCAGGTCATTGCCGAATGGCTGTACAGTGAATGCTTCCTTCCAAGTGATTTCCCCTGCATCAATTTCTGCACGGATTCCGCCTGGGTTCATGAATGCAAATTCAGTTCCTGTAGCAGCAATCATAGAGTCTGCAATCAGGTTGCCCATTGGAGACTCGCCATCAGCATTTTCATCTCTGCTGATGCCGGTTGTTGTTGTACCAATTTTCTCATTTAAAATTGGAGCAACATCTTCCAGGTAAACATCAAGCATTGCTTTGATTTCCGCATCCGGCTCGATGCCATCACGGTAAGCTGTCACAATTTCTGCTTCCTTCTTAACAATATCCTTCGTTACAGGGTCTATTGTAAGATCCACATCAGAGAATGCAGTTCCATACGAGAAAGACTGGACAAGCAGTTTGCCATCAACTACTGTGTTGGCATACTGATGATTATGGCCGCCAAACATGACATCCACTTCATCATCAACTTTATTTGCAATTTCCACTAGTTCTTCTGTAGGGTTCTTGCCGTCAGTGTCAGACTTTATAGGGTTGTGGGATACGACAACAATTGATTTTACACCTTGGTCCTTCAATTCTTTCGTATACTTGTTGATTGCTTCCGCTTCATCCGTGAATTCAACTCCAGCTACACCGCTTGGAGTAACGATTGCAGGTGTGTCAGAGTATGCCACTCCAATAAATCCAATCTTAACGCCATTCACTTCATTGATTACATATGGATCCAAAATTGGTTCTTTTGTTTTTGAATCAACTACGTTAGAAACTACGTAAGGGAAATTTGCACCTTCGAATTCACCATACTTATCAACCGTCTTTGGATGGCTTCCGCCGTTGATCAGGCGGAGCATCTCATCAACGCCCTCGTCAAATTCGTGATTTCCAAGTGTTCCCAGATCAAAGCCAATCTCATTTAATAGCTTAATCGTTGGCTCATCCTGCAGCAATGCAGATACCGGCGAGCTGGCACCCGCCACATCACCTGCATGAAGCATGAAAGTGTTAGGATTTTCTGCTTCACGCTCTTTTAAGTAGGCTGCTAAATATTCAATTCCGCCTGCACCTTCAGCACCAAGCTTTGCATTAAAGGTATCAAGCTGGCCGTGAAGGTCATTGATTCCTAATAATTGAACTTCAAACGGTCTTGACATGTTAACTGCATATTTGTGGAAACCGTTTGATCCTTCACCGACATATTCGATATTCTCCGTACCTGCTGCAATATCTTTTGCTGCTGGAGAGGATTCGAATACAACATTAACATCACCATAGATAGGAGACAGCTTCCAGTTCTGATCAGCAGAAGGATTGATTGTCTTATTCTTAATAATGTAATTCATAAGAACCTGGCGATTTTCGTCAGCAGACTGATAGATGATTCGATTGCCATCAGGGTTAACTACAGCCATTGCTGCACGGTAGTTATTTGTTGCAATGACAAATTCCTGATCTTCCTTAACAGGCTTGCCATTGAATTCTAAATTCTTAATACGGCTGGCGCCTTCGTTGGCAACTTTTCCAGCTGAATCGTATTTTGCCGGCTGAGTTACATCAATTTCGTATGTTACACCATCTAAAGTATCAAAGTTGTAAACTGCGAATTCACTGTTAATCAGATTTTGTTCATCTGTTTTTGAAGGGTCAATCTGATTAAAGTTGCCTGCTGTCCACTCTAAATACTCCTTCACTTCTGCACCGTTCAATTTAACTGCTTGTACAGTATTAGGGTATTTATAGAGGTCAGCCACGTTTTTAATAGTGATTGTACCTTTAGGAATATTCGTATATTCGCTTGCGCCGTTTCTGCCTGCTTTAAATGGAGCAGCAGATGATAGCACAGGAAGGTTCTCGTATTCTGTTCCTTTTAGAGCATTTTCTACGAACTCTTTTTGGGCATTGCTGACAATTTGTACGGATGGATCATCCTGTACACGTGCAAAATAGCTATGGATTGGTGCTGTGGTTTCGCCAACAGGGCTGTTAATGTATTTAACCGTTTCTTCATGCGAAGATTTTAGTACATCTACAAGCGCCTGATCATTTGACACATCTTTAGAAGTAGCACGAACCTCTGATTGGGAATCCTTTACAGTCCATTTTCCATCCACTTTTGCTAAAGTCAGGTCAATGACACCAAGATTGCTTCCATCAACATTCGCTTGTACAGCCGCAACCCCGTTAATGGTTCCTTTAGCTGTATCTACTCCATCGACTTTAAAGGACGCATCATTGCTTGGGAATGATTTATGGGTATGCCCCATTAAGATTGCATCAATACCCTCTACTTCACTTAGAGCAAATGCAGTATTTTCTTTGTTTGTTTTATCTCCGTCAAATCCGCTGTGAGATAATGCAACCACTACCTCAGCACCGTCTTTTTTCATTTCAGGAATCCACTTCTTGGCAGAAGCTACAACATCCTCGGTTACCACTTTGCCTTGAAGGTTGGCCTTGTCCCACTGCATGATTTGTGGGGCAACAAATCCAATGACTCCCACTTTAACTGTCTGCTCTTTACCCTTTTCATCCTTTACTTTCTTTTCGATGATTTGGTAAGGTTTGATGTAGTTTACATCATTAGCTGGGTCATCATCATGGTCATCTTTATATACATTGGCACTTACATAAGGGAACTCAGCACCTTTTATGCTTCCTTCCAAGAAGTCAAGGCCATAGTTGAATTCATGGTTTCCTAAAGTTGCAGCATCGTAGTCCAATAGATTCATTGCTTCGTAGATTGGATGTGTTTCGTTTTCGATTAACCCTTCAGAAACAACTCCTTTTCCTCCAAGAAGAACGACGGATTTGCCGTCTACAAGTGCATCAGTTCCCGCCGGCAATGAGCCTTGCTTAACCAGCAGCAATGGAGCATCTTCTTTAGCAGCCAGCACCGAGCCTGTTAAAGCATCTGCAAAACCATAGCCATTTGAAACAAATACTTTGCTCTTGATTTCGTCAAGCTCAGTCGCTACTTTTACCGCTGTTTGGAAACGGTCTTTTCCTGAATAGCGTGTTGGATTCTTTACAGCTTTTTCAACAGCTGTACTAATAACGCCTGAACCCCCAACAAGAATCGTATTTTCCTTGTTTGCAAGTGCATCGGCAGTTGCTTTAGGAAGAGAGTTCTTGCCTGTTAATAGAATTGGAATGCCATTTTTAGCCGCATATGGAGCAATGGAAAGGGCATCCGGGTAGTCACCGCCGTAAGCCAGTATAGCTGTATCTGCGCTTCCGCCTAATTCACCTGCAATCTCGGCAGCTGTTTCGAAGCGATCAGCGCCTGAAATCCTTTTAACCCAAACTTTCAAATCTTTTGAAATTTCTTGTTGTACTGCTGTAGAAACAGCTCCTGTACCGCCAACAATCAGGACTTTCTTAGCTCCTAATCGTTTAATTTCATTTTTTGTATCAGCATTTAGCTCTTTTGTCTTTGTTAATAGAATTGGGGCATCATATTTATAAGCCAGAGGTGTAGCCGCAAGCGCATCCGCAAAGTCATCTGCTCTGGCAATCACAACTACATCGGACGAATCCCAGCCCTTTTTCGAAACTTCTACAGCTGTTTTAAAACGGTCTTTCCCTGATAATCGGTCCGCAAATGTCAGCGGATCGACTTTTGCTATGTAATCCGTATAAGGATTTCCCTGGAGAAGGTCCCCATTATCGAACAGTAAATTATTTTCGTTCTCGGCACGTTCTTCCTTTATTAAAGTCGATACTTTTACAAGTCCCTTATCGACCGGTGCATCTGAATAATAGTCATGGTTCATAATGCTTCCATGGACATCAGTCGTTTCCATGATCTTAAGTTTTACATATGCCTCATTGGATAAGACATTTTTCGGCAAAGAATCGGCTGAGACGCCGGCTCCTAATGGAGAAAGCATACCTACAGCAAGTGTAGAAACTAGCAATCCGCTAAACTTCTTTTTTAAACCCATTTTCACCTTTTTTCCACCTCTCGTCTAATGTCTGACAAGACGATTATATACTAAAAATAGTAAAATACTATCATTTTTTGTTAAAAAAGTGTTAAAATTTTGACGATTTTTGTATAGACTTTGAAAACGCTAACATTTTTTTCATTTCCTAATCATTGGTGGTATCCGAATGGACAGGAGAACAGAAATAAAACTGAATGCTCTTAAGGAGTCTAGGATTATCGGTGGATCCCATTATGCAGGGGATTTCCTGAATTATGGGCATCCCTCTTATAACTATGAGTATGATCCTTTTGTTATCTGCCAGTTTTAACCTGCATTCCCTCCGAGGTTTGGACCGGATTATATGATATTAAAACTTTTTCCCCGGGACACACCTGTGCCAACCTTTATGGCCTTATAAATAAAAAAGCCCATCACCTGTTAGGCAATGAGCTCTTTTAAAATAACCAGCTTTAACTCTATCATTTCATTAATTGCATATTTAATGCCTTCCCTGCCGACTTCACTTTCTATAATGCCACCGTACGGCATGTGGTCAACGCGGAAGCTTGTCGCTAACCAGATATAATGGTCCTAGAACAGCTTAGCTATAGCCAAGCCGTTTGATTTCATACAGGTTTTCTTAGCTTCTTAACAGCTGTATAGATGAATAAAATTCCCAATATGGTGGTCAAAAAGGGATATAAATAAGGAAAATAGAAAACAGGATAGCTATTCCAGTCATCTGTGTAATAGCCGGCTCCTCCAAAATACATCGGCGGGATGAGCTTTGTCTGTAATTTATCTTTATTTTTATACGTAAAAGGTTCTTTCGTCAATGTGCCATCTTCCTCAATCGTAATGGCCATATACTTGAGCTCTTCGATTGGTATAAAATCTTCCATTCTATCTTTTGCCCCGTTCATTTGGAGGACAATGACGAAAGATTCCTGATCTGTTTTTTTATCCAATACTCTCCAATAAGAAATATAATGAGTATACTGGTTCAAGCCTTCTTGTCCGATCTCAACCGGGTAGTCTTTAAGGACTTCCTGCGTTAAGCTATCAACCGTAATATAAATAGCTGCCGGAACAACCACACGGTCCCAAGGGTCCTTGTATGACTCGTTTTCCTTCAGGATTCGGTAAATATCGATCTTCGAACCGCCAAACTCATACTCAGTTGGTACCCCTTTATACATCTCATTTAATTCTGTTATTCTATATTTATTTTTCATTTCAAAGTCATAGACCTTTTCCATGACCAGCTCACTGGTGACCGGGATGGATACCGCAAATAAAAAGATTCCCAATAATAATATAAAAGCCAATCCCACTATTCTGAACTTCTTCATCATAATTCCTTTCGCCAATCAGGATACTTTATATATTTTACCAAGATCATCTAGTAAAATATATAAAAAATCCCAGCTGCATGTTTAGCTGGGATAAGCTGTTCTTTCAGAAGTCTTCTTATCATAAAATGCAGATCCACCATTAATTGATTGACCATAATTTCTTTCCTTTATGAACTTGCACTTCTAAAGAAAATTATTGATTTTAAAGTTTTACACGCTTCGATTATTTCTATTATTTTTCGGGAAATAATATGCTTTAAATGTCGTTATATGAGTTTCCAGCACTTGGTGAACTGAAAACAGTCTTTTTATTTTTTATTTCTTAACAGAGAAGGAGTACTCCTCGAATATGGAATTAGAATAGTTATCAATCTTTATATAATATTTTCCGGCCGGTAAAGATACCGTTTCTGTTACTTGTTCTGCTGTAACATTATTATAAGGTGTATACAGATAATTAAGAGTTGTGCCGGATCCATCTACGATTTCATAATACCAGCTGCTGTCTTCTTTTGTTAGTGCTGTTAAAGAAATAGTACTTGGCTTATCTAACTGGAAGGAGTAGAAATCATTGTCGCTTCCACTCTGAATAGATCCTGTTATTTCTGCACCTATGCTGATTGGGTTCGAAGATTGAACACTGTTATTGAACTCTTTCTCGTAGTTGCTCACTTTGCTGAAGTTAACCTTAATTTCATATTCAGCATCTTTACTGGACGAGTAATTTTCAATCACAAGGTAATATTCACCTGCCGGCAAACCAATCGGAACATTAGAGTAGCCGCTTGCATAATCATCGTATTTTGTGTTGAAGTACGCATATGGCTCACCATTCCGGTTTATAACCTGCACTTCCCAGCTTTTACCCGGGGTGTTTTTCACGTTTACATTTATTTTGCCTGCAGAATCTAAAGTGAATTTATAAAAATCTACTGTTTCGGATTTACTTAATAAGCCTTTATAGCTTTTATTCAGTTCCAGAATGTTTGCCGTTTCGATGGTGTTATTAAATTCCTTTTCAAAGTAATTGCCTTGAATATACTGTACATTAAACTTGTACTCTTCGTCCTGTGCATCACTATAATGATCAATCAGGAAGTAATAGGTTCCAGCTGGCAAACCAGTCCGATAGCTTGCAGCTCCATTTGCATACGTTCCATAATCAGTAGAAAAGTATGTAAATATTTCTCCTTTCTCATTCATCAACTTGCCTTCCCACGCAACTCCAGGCTTCTGGTCCATTTTCAATTCCACTTGCCCTGGGGCTGCCAAAGTGAATTTGTAATAATCCAGGTCCCCGCTATCTTGCAGAGCCCCTTTGTAGTCCGCATTAACATTTATTTGATTTGCTGCTGCAATCGTATTGTTCATTTCTTTTTCATAATTGTTGCTCTTTGTATATTTAATAGTAAATGAATATGGAACTTTATATCCATCTGAATAGTTTTCAATATTAATATAGTATGTCCCCTTCGGAAGCCCCACCGAATTATTCGTTACTCCTGAAGCCCCGGAGCTGTAGTTAGTGGAGAAATCCTCAAGTGAATCCCCATTAGCCGTTAATATAGTGGCATACCAGCTTGCACCACTTGTTTGTTTAAGCTGGAGGGTGATATTTCCAGGTTCAGTGATGGTAAACTGATAATAATCTTCATCCCCGTAATCCGCCAGCTTGGCACTATAAGTCTTGTTTACATCAATTTTGGCTGACTTCTCAAATGTATTATTCGCCTGTAAATCATTCATTTGAGTTAATACATTATTAGAAACAGCTCCATTGCCGCCTAATGCAGTCAAACTTGAGTAAACATTCGAGTTTAGATGGCTCTTAATAGCGTCTGGAAGCTTAGTTGGCTGAACCAAAAGCATGGCTCCATTATTCTTTGCTGCTAAAACGGATCCTGTTAACGCATCCGCAAAGCTGGTGCCAGTGGCAGCATATGCCGCTGGAGCTTTGGACTGGAACTGGTTAATAATTGCAACAGCTGTCTGATAGCGATCCTTCCCTGAAACGCGTTTGGCATTGGGTGCTTGAGTCAGCAGGCTATCAGCTAAGATCCCCTTTCCTCCAACAAAAATTGTTTCTGACTTGCCTTTAAGCTTTTCCTTTGTTACTTCCGGCAATGTTTTCGTTTCACTCAACAGAATTGGGTATCCCATTCTGGCTGCATATGGTGCAATGGATAAAGCATCCGGAAAGTTTCTTCCATATGCAATAATAGCTTTATTGCTGTTTCCCAGCTTGTCAGCTATTAGCGCGGCTGTTATGTATCGGTCTTTTCCGCCTATACGTTCAATAGAAAGTCCCATAGAGCGAAGTTCCGCTTCGACATTTTCCGTAATAATTCCTTTACCGCCCAGGATGACTGCTTTTTTTGCTTTTAAACTTGAAATCTGTTTCCTGGTTACTTCACCAAGGGTATTTTTTTTAGTCAGCAGAATTGGTGCATTTAGTTTGTAAGCTAACGGACCACCCGCTAAAGCGTCAGGAAAATTATCTCCAATCGCCAGTACAACCGTATCAGCTGCAGTCCAGCCCTTTTTCGAAATGTTAACTGCTGTCTCATAGCGGTCTTTTCCTGATAATCTGGTACTTTCTGCGTAGGTTACTTCCTGAGTAAAGAATATAAGTATAACCAGACTCAGGAAAACGTATAATGATTTTTTCATTTTTTCCTCCTATTGTAAAATTTTCCTTTTAATTATATTACTATACACGACTATAAGTCTAGGATAAAAGAACTAAAATAAACTAAAAATTGTAAACTCAGGATAAAATTAAAGAGAGTCCCCTATAGAGACTCTCCAGTTTTCCTATTCGGCTTTTGTTTTAATTATGATAACTCTCATTTTCCTATCAGTTTGAAGCTTAAATAATAGGTAGAATAGTATTTTCTTCAAGTCTTTTATCCTTTAGATCATAAAACTAAAAGGTACAGGAAGATTTCAAGAAAATACTATTTTCATCCAGCATCCTTTACTTTTCTGCCATGACACGATCGCAAACTTCAAATAAATTTTCCAGGCACTCATTTCTTACTCTTTCATGACAGATGAAGTCATTCCTGATTTCATGCTCCAGCCGGGCAGCAATTATAGACAGTTTTTTTTCGTCTCCCTCTTTTGAAAGGAAACTTGAAACCTTTTGCTCAAAATACTCTTCTGTTCCATAGAATTCTTTCATGTTACTCCTCCTTTATTAATCCCCCTATAATATCCATTTCCCCAAAAATTATTAAGCAAACCAATAGAATATACCTCTCCCAATCCTTTGTAACCCATCTTATCCAATTTCAGGATGTTTTATTAATGGCGCGCTAAAGTTATATTAAAATTGTTTTACATCTGGGTTTTGGAAGTCTCTTTCCTTTAGTATATAAAAGGTATTTAATCCTCCCCAAGGAAGTGAGATTAATGAGTACTTCTCGCGGACATGTTTCCGAGATTCATATATTAAGGGCTATAGGCTGCCTATTTGTCGTTGCTGTTCATGTTTCTGGTTCTTTTTATTATGAACATGGCGAAAAATATAACGAATTTACATTATTTATCAATCAAATAAGCCGCTTTGGAACACCATTGTTTGCCCTAATCAGCGGTTTTCTGCTATTTTACCAGGCGCGATTTAAGGGCTTTGATCTTCATAGATTCGCTGTTAGCCGATTTACAAAGATTGGCTTTCCATTCTTGTTTTGGAGTGTATTCTATTTACTATTTACGTATTTAGTACTTGGCGTAAATCCATTGGTGCCCGGCGAA
It encodes the following:
- a CDS encoding cell wall-binding repeat-containing protein, producing MKKSLYVFLSLVILIFFTQEVTYAESTRLSGKDRYETAVNISKKGWTAADTVVLAIGDNFPDALAGGPLAYKLNAPILLTKKNTLGEVTRKQISSLKAKKAVILGGKGIITENVEAELRSMGLSIERIGGKDRYITAALIADKLGNSNKAIIAYGRNFPDALSIAPYAARMGYPILLSETKTLPEVTKEKLKGKSETIFVGGKGILADSLLTQAPNAKRVSGKDRYQTAVAIINQFQSKAPAAYAATGTSFADALTGSVLAAKNNGAMLLVQPTKLPDAIKSHLNSNVYSSLTALGGNGAVSNNVLTQMNDLQANNTFEKSAKIDVNKTYSAKLADYGDEDYYQFTITEPGNITLQLKQTSGASWYATILTANGDSLEDFSTNYSSGASGVTNNSVGLPKGTYYINIENYSDGYKVPYSFTIKYTKSNNYEKEMNNTIAAANQINVNADYKGALQDSGDLDYYKFTLAAPGQVELKMDQKPGVAWEGKLMNEKGEIFTYFSTDYGTYANGAASYRTGLPAGTYYFLIDHYSDAQDEEYKFNVQYIQGNYFEKEFNNTIETANILELNKSYKGLLSKSETVDFYKFTLDSAGKINVNVKNTPGKSWEVQVINRNGEPYAYFNTKYDDYASGYSNVPIGLPAGEYYLVIENYSSSKDAEYEIKVNFSKVSNYEKEFNNSVQSSNPISIGAEITGSIQSGSDNDFYSFQLDKPSTISLTALTKEDSSWYYEIVDGSGTTLNYLYTPYNNVTAEQVTETVSLPAGKYYIKIDNYSNSIFEEYSFSVKK
- a CDS encoding bifunctional 2',3'-cyclic-nucleotide 2'-phosphodiesterase/3'-nucleotidase, with product MGLKKKFSGLLVSTLAVGMLSPLGAGVSADSLPKNVLSNEAYVKLKIMETTDVHGSIMNHDYYSDAPVDKGLVKVSTLIKEERAENENNLLFDNGDLLQGNPYTDYIAKVDPLTFADRLSGKDRFKTAVEVSKKGWDSSDVVVIARADDFADALAATPLAYKYDAPILLTKTKELNADTKNEIKRLGAKKVLIVGGTGAVSTAVQQEISKDLKVWVKRISGADRFETAAEIAGELGGSADTAILAYGGDYPDALSIAPYAAKNGIPILLTGKNSLPKATADALANKENTILVGGSGVISTAVEKAVKNPTRYSGKDRFQTAVKVATELDEIKSKVFVSNGYGFADALTGSVLAAKEDAPLLLVKQGSLPAGTDALVDGKSVVLLGGKGVVSEGLIENETHPIYEAMNLLDYDAATLGNHEFNYGLDFLEGSIKGAEFPYVSANVYKDDHDDDPANDVNYIKPYQIIEKKVKDEKGKEQTVKVGVIGFVAPQIMQWDKANLQGKVVTEDVVASAKKWIPEMKKDGAEVVVALSHSGFDGDKTNKENTAFALSEVEGIDAILMGHTHKSFPSNDASFKVDGVDTAKGTINGVAAVQANVDGSNLGVIDLTLAKVDGKWTVKDSQSEVRATSKDVSNDQALVDVLKSSHEETVKYINSPVGETTAPIHSYFARVQDDPSVQIVSNAQKEFVENALKGTEYENLPVLSSAAPFKAGRNGASEYTNIPKGTITIKNVADLYKYPNTVQAVKLNGAEVKEYLEWTAGNFNQIDPSKTDEQNLINSEFAVYNFDTLDGVTYEIDVTQPAKYDSAGKVANEGASRIKNLEFNGKPVKEDQEFVIATNNYRAAMAVVNPDGNRIIYQSADENRQVLMNYIIKNKTINPSADQNWKLSPIYGDVNVVFESSPAAKDIAAGTENIEYVGEGSNGFHKYAVNMSRPFEVQLLGINDLHGQLDTFNAKLGAEGAGGIEYLAAYLKEREAENPNTFMLHAGDVAGASSPVSALLQDEPTIKLLNEIGFDLGTLGNHEFDEGVDEMLRLINGGSHPKTVDKYGEFEGANFPYVVSNVVDSKTKEPILDPYVINEVNGVKIGFIGVAYSDTPAIVTPSGVAGVEFTDEAEAINKYTKELKDQGVKSIVVVSHNPIKSDTDGKNPTEELVEIANKVDDEVDVMFGGHNHQYANTVVDGKLLVQSFSYGTAFSDVDLTIDPVTKDIVKKEAEIVTAYRDGIEPDAEIKAMLDVYLEDVAPILNEKIGTTTTGISRDENADGESPMGNLIADSMIAATGTEFAFMNPGGIRAEIDAGEITWKEAFTVQPFGNDLVTMDLTGAQVKTLLEQQWGSKQRILKVAGLKFSYDTSKEAGKRIVSVTKADGTPIADTETYSVTVNNFMADGGDELHVLKEGKNRVVDVVDLEALVSYIKDQGKVDPVIEGRIIKVNK